The following coding sequences lie in one Rickettsiales bacterium genomic window:
- a CDS encoding molecular chaperone HtpG (molecular chaperone) produces the protein IVDSEDLPLNISRETLQHNHSLEKIRKGITKKTISELKTKMDNDRESYISFWNNFGAVLKEGLCEGIALEEKERLLETCLFRSALHDKFISINEYIANMKEGQESIFYLSGDSVEKAKTSPQLEGFLKHDIDVLLFTDTVDDFWVSVMHSFKEKEIKSVTRSGIELDKILKKETEEEVKLEESDQELIDYFKKTLGSVIKDAKISGKLIDSPVCLTVAEGAMDIRMERYLKDQKQLNSSFAKILEINPNHPIVKRIHQEMKKEDHSLADELAFALFDQACIIEGEPIADMSAFAKRMNSLLGKI, from the coding sequence GTATAGTAGATTCTGAAGATCTACCACTAAACATAAGCCGTGAAACATTACAGCATAATCATTCTTTAGAAAAAATTCGTAAAGGAATCACTAAGAAAACAATTAGTGAATTAAAAACAAAAATGGATAATGACCGGGAGTCATATATTTCTTTCTGGAATAATTTTGGCGCAGTGTTGAAAGAGGGGTTATGTGAAGGAATAGCTTTAGAAGAAAAAGAGAGATTATTAGAAACATGTTTATTTAGAAGTGCGCTACATGATAAGTTTATTAGCATTAATGAATATATAGCTAACATGAAAGAGGGGCAAGAAAGTATTTTCTATTTAAGTGGTGATTCTGTTGAAAAAGCTAAAACCAGTCCTCAATTAGAAGGATTCTTAAAACATGATATAGATGTGTTATTATTTACAGATACAGTGGATGATTTCTGGGTTAGTGTAATGCATAGCTTCAAAGAGAAAGAAATTAAATCTGTTACCAGAAGCGGAATAGAATTGGATAAAATTCTAAAGAAAGAGACAGAAGAGGAAGTTAAGCTTGAAGAATCTGATCAAGAATTAATAGACTATTTTAAAAAGACCTTAGGCTCTGTAATTAAAGACGCTAAAATTTCTGGTAAATTAATTGATAGTCCAGTATGTTTAACTGTGGCAGAAGGTGCTATGGATATTAGAATGGAGCGTTATTTGAAGGATCAAAAACAGCTTAATTCTAGCTTTGCAAAGATTTTAGAGATTAACCCTAATCATCCAATTGTTAAAAGAATTCACCAAGAAATGAAGAAGGAAGATCATTCCTTAGCAGATGAATTAGCATTTGCATTATTTGATCAAGCCTGCATAATTGAAGGTGAACCTATTGCAGATATGAGTGCTTTTGCAAAAAGGATGAATAGTTTGTTAGGAAAAATTTAA